A genomic segment from Pediococcus acidilactici encodes:
- a CDS encoding helix-turn-helix domain-containing protein gives MNITSFNTRLKSVRKLKHFTQLDLAKRLDVSKGTISAYEQGLSYPSLETLVKICNILDTSADYLLGLSDELPFKMGGLTDEQTESILQFISLIEKANETLQ, from the coding sequence ATGAATATTACTTCTTTCAATACTCGCTTAAAATCTGTTAGAAAATTAAAACATTTCACACAGCTTGATTTAGCCAAAAGATTAGATGTTAGTAAAGGTACAATCTCAGCATACGAACAAGGATTGTCATATCCATCACTAGAGACACTTGTAAAAATATGTAACATTTTAGATACATCAGCCGATTACCTTTTAGGGCTTTCTGATGAGTTACCCTTCAAAATGGGTGGCTTAACTGATGAACAGACCGAAAGCATCTTACAATTTATATCCCTTATTGAAAAAGCCAATGAAACACTTCAATAA